One window of the Populus trichocarpa isolate Nisqually-1 chromosome 9, P.trichocarpa_v4.1, whole genome shotgun sequence genome contains the following:
- the LOC18102051 gene encoding LOW QUALITY PROTEIN: cytochrome P450 705A12-like (The sequence of the model RefSeq protein was modified relative to this genomic sequence to represent the inferred CDS: deleted 1 base in 1 codon) has protein sequence MAAMTDVEYYFITFLLVLTSTFILQYILRRLTKHSTHLCLPPSPPALPLIGHLHYLSPAAYKCLTLHNLCSKYGPLLYLRLGSFPVLLVSSASMANEIFKTHDLNFAYKPKSPFEDSILFGTSSFRHAPYGDYWRFMKKLCLTELLGARQLERSRGVRREELVRFLRKAFEKAKKKEVVDLSKEIMTLTNNITYRMVMSARCSGQDNDVEKCVGLVRESFQLVAKMTLANLLGPLRKVGVFFFGEQLLDVPRRFDELLERIMEEHEERARRDGGEIENKDLMDIVLEAHHDKDAEVKISRTQMKSFFLDLFFGGTSTTAHSMQWLMAEMINHPQVFKKLREEIDSLVGRNRLVEDSDIPSLHYLQAVVKETLRLHPLASIITRLSREDCKFGGFDVPKGTLAVVNSHSVMRDPEVWDNPDEFYPERFLLAIPKEEADDKMGRKGQDLNFWSFGGGRRKCPGVNLAFSLINATVAAMVQCFDWKLDGAEYMARANMEVTSGVTMSMAHPLLCLPVVHFNPFDTPTKDN, from the exons ATGGCTGCCATGACTGATGTCGAATACTACTTCATTACCTTCCTCCTTGTGCTCACCTCAACCTTTATTCTCCAATACATCTTAAGGAGACTAACAAAGCACAGTACCCATCTTTGCCTCCCTCCAAGTCCTCCGGCACTTCCTCTCATCGGTCACCTTCATTACCTAAGTCCAGCAGCATATAAATGCTTG ACATTGCACAACCTCTGCTCCAAATATGGTCCTCTTCTCTATCTTCGTCTTGGCTCCTTCCCTGTCCTTCTTGTCTCATCCGCTTCAATGGCCAACGAAATCTTCAAGACACACGATCTCAATTTTGCATACAAACCAAAATCTCCTTTCGAGGATAGTATACTATTTGGAACCTCAAGTTTTCGTCATGCCCCGTATGGAGATTACTGGAGATTCATGAAGAAACTTTGTCTAACAGAATTGCTTGGAGCGCGACAGCTAGAAAGGTCGCGGGGCGTTAGAAGAGAAGAACTTGTTCGCTTTTTGAGAAAAGCGTTCgagaaagctaaaaaaaaggAGGTCGTAGATTTGAGCAAAGAGATAATGACACTAACAAACAATATTACGTACAGGATGGTGATGAGTGCGAGGTGTTCAGGACAAGATAATGATGTTGAAAAGTGTGTGGGGCTGGTGCGAGAATCCTTTCAGCTAGTAGCTAAGATGACTTTAGCAAATCTTTTAGGCCCTTTAAGAAAAGTAGGTGTTTTCTTTTTCGGGGAGCAGCTCTTGGATGTACCAAGAAGGTTTGATGAGTTGTTGGAGAGGATCATGGAAGAGCATGAAGAGAGGGCAAGAAGAGATGGCGGTGagatagaaaataaagatttgatGGATATTGTCTTGGAAGCACATCACGACAAAGATGCAGAGGTTAAGATAAGCAGGACTCAAATGAAATCTTTCTTTCTG GATCTCTTCTTTGGAGGCACTAGTACCACAGCACATTCGATGCAATGGTTAATGGCAGAGATGATCAATCATCCTCAAGTGTTCAAGAAGCTTAGAGAGGAGATAGACTCTCTTGTTGGAAGAAATAGACTAGTGGAAGATTCAGACATCCCAAGTCTCCATTATTTGCAAGCTGTTGTGAAAGAAACACTTAGACTACACCCAC TAGCTTCTATAATTACTAGATTAAGCCGTGAAGATTGTAAATTCGGAGGATTTGATGTACCGAAAGGAACTCTGGCAGTAGTCAATTCGCATTCCGTGATGAGGGATCCAGAGGTATGGGATAATCCAGACGAGTTCTATCCTGAGAGATTCTTGTTGGCCATCCCCAAAGAGGAGGCCGATGACAAAATGGGAAGAAAGGGGCAAGACCTCAATTTTTGGTCCTTCGGTGGGGGAAGGAGAAAGTGCCCTGGTGTAAACTTGGCCTTCAGTTTGATTAATGCTACTGTTGCTGCCATGGTTCAATGCTTTGACTGGAAGCTTGATGGAGCTGAATACATGGCAAGGGCTAACATGGAAGTTACATCAGGGGTGACTATGAGCATGGCCCATCCACTTCTATGTCTTCCTGTGGTTCATTTCAACCCGTTTGATACTCCTACTAAAGATAATTAG